In Ochotona princeps isolate mOchPri1 chromosome 21, mOchPri1.hap1, whole genome shotgun sequence, a single genomic region encodes these proteins:
- the LOC101516095 gene encoding vomeronasal type-1 receptor 90-like — protein MSKNGMISSLIDIRNAFLVEVSIGIPANAILLLFHILMFLLKHRPKPTDLTIGHLALIHLVMLIIIGVIAMDVFASQQQWDDITCKAVIFSYQVMRGLSLCNTSLLSVLQAITLSPRSSWLAKFKQTSTHHSLHSFFFIWVFNLSMSAHLLISTVATTNHTSNSFMFITKSCSRWPLNYLLRNIFYTLGIFRDVSLTGLMALSSAYMVTLLCRHRRQSQHLHSTSPSPRASPELRATRIILLLTSVFVLLYLIDCIVYSFSGIWWENDPVRLCVHILIGNGYATIAPLLLTSSEKRMITFFKSMW, from the coding sequence ATGAGTAAGAACGGTATGATATCCAGTCTTATTGACATAAGAAATGCCTTTTTGGTTGAAGTCAGCATTGGGATTCCAGCCAATGCCATCCTTCTGCTCTTCCACATCCTCATGTTCTTGCTCAAGCACAGACCCAAGCCCACCGACCTCACCATCGGGCACTTGGCCCTCATCCACCTGGTGATGCTGATCATCATCGGGGTCATAGCCATGGACGTGTTTGCGTCTCAGCAACAATGGGACGACATCACGTGTAAGGCAGTCATCTTCTCCTACCAGGTGATGCGGGGCCTCTCCCTGTGCAACACCTCCCTGCTCAGTGTCCTCCAGGCCATCACCCTTAGCCCCAGGAGCTCCTGGTTGGCCAAGTTCAAACAGACCTCCACACATCACAGCCTGCACAGCTTtttcttcatctgggtcttcaatTTGTCCATGAGTGCTCACCTCTTAATCTCCACTGTTGCCACCACGAATCATACGTCCAACAGTTTCATGTTCATCACTAAATCCTGCTCTCGTTGGCCCCTGAATTATTTACTCAGAAACATATTTTACACACTAGGGATCTTCCGGGATGTCTCCCTCACAGGGCTCATGGCCCTCTCCAGTGCCTACATGGTGACCCTCCTGTGCAGGCACAGGAGGCAGTCCCAGCACcttcacagcaccagcccttctCCAAGAGCTTCCCCAGAGCTGAGGGCCACCCGCATCATCCTGCTTCTCACGAGTGTCTTTGTGCTCCTGTACTTGATAGATTGCATTGTGTATTCCTTCTCAGGAATATGGTGGGAAAATGATCCAGTTCGTCTCTGTGTCCATATTTTGATTGGCAACGGCTATGCCACCATTGCCCCTTTGTTGCTAACCAGCAGTGAAAAACGAATGATCACCTTTTTCAAATCCATGTGGTAG